The genomic segment TATAGAGGTATCTAAAGTTAAACCGTATTTAGAAACTTCTGCATCTATAATTGGAATATCTTCTTGATAAAATCCGCTTAACAATAAAATTCCTTTTTCGTTTAAACAATTTGTGTAGACTTTTATATCCATCAACAAAATATTTCTGTTGATATTTGCAATAATTATATCGTACTTTTTATTGATTAACAAAGAGGAATCTCCTTTATAAACGGAAATATTACTACAATTATTACGTGCCACATTTTCTAATGAATTTTCGTAACACCAATTATCAATATCTATTGCATCTAAGGGTTTTGCTCCTCTCATTTCAGCAAAAATTGCTAAAATTCCAGTTCCACAACCCATGTCTAATACTTTTTTTTCTTGCAATTCTAATTGTAATAAGTGCAGAATCATCATATGAGTGGTTTCGTGATGCCCAGTTCCAAAACTCATTTTTGGCTCAATTACAATGTCGTATTTTAAATTTGGATTCTCGTGAAAAGGGGCACGAATACTTACCAAATTATTCACCTGAATTGCCTCGAAATTCTTTTCCCATTCTGCATTCCAATTGGTTTGCTCTACTTCTTTCTGATTGAATTCAATTGAAAACTCACCTGAATTCAATACAAAAATCGATGCTAAAATTTCAGCATGCCAATCCGTTTTTTGAATATATGCAGTAACTCCAGTTGCTGTTTCCACAAAACTTTCGAAGCCTACATTCCCTAATTCTGCAATTAAGATTTCTGTAGCTGGTTCTTTTGGATTTACTGTAAAATTGTACTCAATATAAATGTTGTCCATAATTATTCTTCCTCTTGCAGAATTTCCTGAAACGGAAATTCTGACCTCTCCAAAGGAAAGGTAAATTAAAAAACCCGAAGTAAAACTTCGGGCAAATTCTAATAAAATATTGTTTTGCCTAAAAATTTCAGGCAAATTTATTGTTTTCTTTTGATTCTATAGCTACTAAATAGCAGCAATAATTGCTGTAAAATCGTCTACGTGTAACGCTGCTCCACCAATTAAACCTCCATCTACATCTGGCTTAGAAAAAATTTCTTCTGCATTTGTTGGTTTTACACTTCCACCATATAAAATTGATACGTTCTTTGCTACTTTTGCATCGTATTTTTTCTCGATAATACTTCTAATAAAAGCATGCATTTCTTGGGCTTGTTCTGGACTTGCAGTTTCTCCTGTTCCAATTGCCCAAACTGGTTCGTATGCTAAAATAATGCTTTTCCAATCTTTTGCTTCTAAATGAAATAGTGCATTTTTTAGTTGGCTTTCTACCATTGCAAAATGATTATCGGTCTTTCTATCTTCTAACAATTCTCCAAAACAGAAAATTGTTTCCATTCCTTTTTCTAAAACTGTATTTACTTTTTCTGCTAATTTCTCGTCTGTTTCACCAAAATAAGTTCTTCTTTCTGAGTGTCCTAAAATAACCGTTTCTACACCAATTGCCTTTAACATGTCTCCAGAAATTTCTCCTGTGTAAGCGCCATTTGTGGCTTGGTGCATGTTTTGTGCAACCACTTCTATTTTAGAGTTTTTTGCTTTTTTAACTGCAGAAGAAAGGTTTACAAATGTTGGTGCAACAATTACTCTTGTGTTTTTAAGAGACATATTTTTAATTGATTTTTTTAAACTTTTAATCAATTTTTTAGTCTGTTCTTTATCGTTATTCATCTTCCAGTTTCCTGCTACAATCTTAGTTCTCATGTGTATAAATTTGGTTCTTTTTACAGAGGTTTGTTATTAAATTCTAAGTGGTAAATTTAAGAAATCATCTTTAAAATAGTTCAGGAAATAAAAATAGTTACTAAAACGATTTATAAGGGTTATTTTAAAGCTCCAAGGATATCTGGATCTGATGCTCTTGTGGCTTTAAATAACTTGATTTTTCCCTTTTCGTCTATGACTAAATACCTAGGAATCCAGCCTAAGT from the Polaribacter cellanae genome contains:
- the prmA gene encoding 50S ribosomal protein L11 methyltransferase, with product MDNIYIEYNFTVNPKEPATEILIAELGNVGFESFVETATGVTAYIQKTDWHAEILASIFVLNSGEFSIEFNQKEVEQTNWNAEWEKNFEAIQVNNLVSIRAPFHENPNLKYDIVIEPKMSFGTGHHETTHMMILHLLQLELQEKKVLDMGCGTGILAIFAEMRGAKPLDAIDIDNWCYENSLENVARNNCSNISVYKGDSSLLINKKYDIIIANINRNILLMDIKVYTNCLNEKGILLLSGFYQEDIPIIDAEVSKYGLTLDTSIERNNWVALKYIKE
- the tpiA gene encoding triose-phosphate isomerase, yielding MRTKIVAGNWKMNNDKEQTKKLIKSLKKSIKNMSLKNTRVIVAPTFVNLSSAVKKAKNSKIEVVAQNMHQATNGAYTGEISGDMLKAIGVETVILGHSERRTYFGETDEKLAEKVNTVLEKGMETIFCFGELLEDRKTDNHFAMVESQLKNALFHLEAKDWKSIILAYEPVWAIGTGETASPEQAQEMHAFIRSIIEKKYDAKVAKNVSILYGGSVKPTNAEEIFSKPDVDGGLIGGAALHVDDFTAIIAAI